CTACACCATACAGTGGAAGTGGGACAATTTTGGCAGGGTGCGCAGTATATGGTATAGCAATGGCTTTAGTGTGCATTATGCTTATGACGCGGGAGGCCAGGTAAGAGGTGTGGTGGGCTACGCAGGTGACTATCGCACCGAGTATGTAAAAAACATAGAGTATGACCAGTATGGCAGCCGCACGAAAGTGGAATACGGCAATGGCGTGGTAACACAGTACCAATATGATGCAACGATGCACCGGCTTGTGAAGCTTGTCACACAACAGGGCGATAGTACCTTGCAAAACATAGCGTATGCGTATGACAGGGTAGGAAATATATTGACAAGAAGTGAAAACGGTGTTGTGATGAGTAACAACATTGTAAAAAGCATACGGCATAGTTATAGCTATGATAGTTTGTATCGACTGACCGAGGCAGAGGGTAGCATAGAAGAGAGTGGGAACACGGTGAACAGTTACCGTAATGAATTTACCTATAGCAGTATAGGCAATATTATGAAGAAGCTCCAGGTGGTAAAGGTTAAGGGGCAGGATGATGCAGGCCTAACGTATAACTACAGTTATAGCTATGAGTCAAACAAGCCGCATGCGGTAACTAATATCAATGACAACCTAACGTATCGGTATGATGCCAATGGGAATATGATAGCGGTATACGATACGGCAAAGGATTACAACAGGGTGCTCTACTGGGATGACGATAATAGGCTCACAAAGACAGTGGACACTACAGCGGGCAAAGGGGTAACAACCACGTATAATTACGATGCCAAAGGTATGCGTATACTCAAGGATGGCCCGTATGGGAAATCGATTTATGTGGATACAGGCTTTATTGCTTCGACAGGTGGGCACTAGGCTCAGCCTTAGTGCTCAGCAACCATGCTTCGACAGGTTCAGAAACCCGAAGTCATTGTGCTCACTAACTAGATATTATAGATGGCCCCTGAGTGCTTCGATAAATCTAGCAACCTTCTATCGAAGAAGGATAACTTGTCTTAGATTGAAGTACTCAACAAAGGTTTTAGAATAGTAAGCTGTTGAAGGATTATTGAGTATAGAAATCAAAAGGTATTTTACTTTGGAACTATCTTTTGTTGCAGCCTGGATAAAAGAAAGTGCATATTATAATATGTGGTTATGGAAAATTTAACACTATTCAATATACAAGTATTGTTGAATGTACAGTAAACCCTAATTATAAATTAGTTCATATGCACAAAATTAAAAAACATCAGATGTACAGTTAGACTATACAATCTTTAATCTTTGCAATGTTTCTTTAGTAGGTATACCGTTTTTATCCCATCCACGTAATCCATAGTACTCATCAAGCATTTTTTGTAGATCTTCAGTTGTACACATCCACCCTTTTGATGGTCCATCAGGGATGGGTTCGTTCATTACACGGTAGGGCAACACATCAATTTTTCTATCAATTCCACGAGACACATTGATGAGTCGCTCTATTGTATAAATACGTTCACCAATTTCTACTAATTCCTGTTTTGTTATATTCCATCCAGTAACGTATGATAGTGCTTCAGCTAAAGTTTCATTAATCTGTGAGCCAAAACTACGTTCATGGATAAATCGGCATAATACTAAAGAATCACCAACAGCAGTATTGTTTTGTGAGTTAAAAGAATACTCAGGCTGATGAGTAAATCCAGGATCTACTTCTGGATCATTGGGATAATAAGTTGGGCGTGTATCATGATGACTACCACCTCGTGTTGCTGTTGCATATCCCAGACTCATCTGACGTAGTCCTCGTGCAGAGTGTCCTGCTATTTCTAATCCTTTTACTTCATAAAGATAATTTTGTGATTCTCTACCTATGTATTCAGATAATCGTTTGGAACCCATTGCCAGTAATTTACCTAAAAGACCTTTTTGATATGCAGCACATTCACCAATTTCTGTTAAATGATTCCATTTTCCAAAATGCAAAGGAATTTCTAAGTCTGAATTTTTTATAAGTCCTTTTTCTACACACTCAGTTAGAAATGCAAGAGTAACACCAAAACTTATGGTATCCATTCCCATTTCATCACAAACTGTATTAGCATTGTAAATAGAAACAACATCACTGTTTTCCAGCATAGAGCCTATTGAGTAAATAGTTTCATATTCGGGCATTTTAACATGAGAACCAGTATAGGTACCATAGGGGACATCAACAAGTTTGCCGCATGCTATGGGGCAGCCGTGGCAGGCAATATTTTTTTTCTTATGATGGTCTTTGATGTATTCACCACTTATCACATAAGCCTTATCAAATTGTTCTTTCTGGTTATTTCGAGTACATAATTTTCCCCTGCTATTGATCATCTGTACCAGTACTGGTGTACCAAATTCGGTTAAATGTTTGGCACGTTCTTTCATTCCCGGATAAAGTTGATTGAGACAATTTTTTAGTTTATCTATATCAAAGATTTCAAGCTTTTTGTCACCGGAAACTACTATACCTTTACATAATTTTGCTCCCAAAACTGTACCTATACCACCGCGACCAGCAGCACTCACTCGAGTTCCACTGCATATTACAGATGCATATCGTACAAGATTTTCACCTGCAGGGCCAATTAATGCTGATTCAATCCTTTTCTTGTTTTCTTTTGATAATAGTAAATAAGCCTCAGAAACTGTTTTGCCCCATATTGAAGTCGCATCCTTTATAGTCACTATCTCATTATCAATATGAATATATACCGGTGAAGATGCTTTTCCCTTTATAACTATTGCATCAAAGCCTGTTCGCTTAAACATTGCTGCAAAATTTCCGCCAAAGTTTGAATCACAAAATATGTTGGTTAATGGGGAAATGCTGGCACAATGCCCACGGCTTCCACCCCATACATGGCCACCAGTAAACGGACCTGTTGCAAAGACTACTGCATTATCTTCAGATAAAGGATTTGTGTCTGGTTTTACTGTATCATACAGTATTTTTGCCGCAAAACCATTGCCACCTAAATAAAGCCTTGCAAAATCTTCGTTAAAATTTTTAATATTTATACTTGTAGTGGTTAAGTTAACTTCTAATATTTTGCCATGATATCCAAACATTACATGTTCCCTCAATAATATAATTTATATTAAATGCATTTTTTAGCTCTTTATTTTATTGATAGTATCTGATAATTTTTGTATCATTGGTCCATCTTTGCGCCATACATAACAGGTATCAATTAAATAATGGCTCATTGATCCCTGATTGGCAAATTCTTTTGTAACAGGTTTTTGTGCTTTATGTGCCCAGAAACCCTGAACAGCAGCTGGTGCCATAGCTAAAATACAATTTGCAACGTGTGTGCATCCACTGGTTCCACCAATAATATCCTTCACAGCTTTTGTAAATCCCCTGGTAATGGATAAGCCATTCAGTTTGTGTATGTTTTTATTTGCATCAATGCACTCTACCCGTGGATAATGTATCATTTCCACATGAATATCACTTATAGTCAAAGAATTTCCACTAACCTTCATTGTAATCTTCATATTATGGAGAATGCCTGGATCTTTTTTTTCACCAGTAACCAGATAATAAGGGCATAAACGGGTATCCTTTATCTCGCCTTCTACAATAACCGAATCCTGTTCATCTTCATAACACATAATATCAATAGTTCGTGAAAATACTTTTTTATTTTTCATAATAAACCTCTTAATAATAATTATTGATAAAAAAGTATTAATAACATATTTTGCAATGAATTTTTTATTAAATGAAAAATAATTTAAAACCACTAATTATTCCTAAATGTGGAAATTTGAACAAAATATAAAATAGTGTACACCCCCGCCGACTTCGGCGGCGGTCGTGTACACTATATTCATTATGAAATTTTTTAAGGAATTATTGCTGATTTACAACAATAAGAATTCAATACAATTATATTTAGCATTTAGAAGCAGATATCCATGGACATTGCCGAGTATATATAATTTCATGTTCTGTTTATAAATTCATTTGTTAGGATGGATAGTACTGTAAACATAATAAAAAACATTAACCGTATGTTATAATAGATCTTAACTATAAATAAATTATTACACCATTGATAAAAAATGCATTTATTATTAAAATTGGTATTTATATTTATAGAAAATACAGTAAGTTTAAAGACATAGTGTCTATAAAAAAATTTCTAAATATAAAAGTATATAATGTTATTAATATTCAATAATATTAAAAATGTGTTATATATAAATAAATTGTTGACATTGTTATCATATATTGCTTGAATTATATCAACGTATTAAATAAAAAATTCACTTCTATGATCCATCGTTTCTGGTTTTTTAAATTAAAAAAATCGCAGGAGGTTTGCAATGGAAAAAGTTTGGTTAAAATCCTATGCGCCAGGGGTACCTCATTCAATCAAATACGATGAGATAACCGTTGTGCATGGATTTGAAAGGTCAGCAAAAGAATATCCAAATAAGAATGCGCTGATCTTTCTTGATGCTAAGATCAGTTTTAAGAAGATGCAGTCAATGGTTAACAAAATAGCAAATGCATTGATTGATATGGGGGTAAAGCCTGGGGATAAGGTTGCAATGTTAATGCCAAATATGCCACAGATAGTTATTGGATCATATGCTGCATGGAAAGTTGGTGCAGTTGTGGTAATGAATAATCCATTATATACTGATCATGAGTTGGAATACCAATTAAACAATTCAGAATCAACTGTTTTAATAACACTAGATTTGTTAGGCCCACGCATGATTGCATTACGCCCAAAAACGCCGGTTAAAAAAATTATAATTGCTCATATCCGTGACCATTTAGGATTTCCCAAAAAACAACTTTTACCAATAGTGGCAAAAGATAAACATAAAGATATACCACCTACTCAGGATGTATATGAATGGACTGATTTATTAAAAAAATATCCTGATAATGATCCGGGTACCATGGCAAAATTCAATGATCTGGCCAATTTACAGTACACAGGTGGAACGACTGGTGTAAGTAAAGGTGTAATGCTTACACACAAAAATTTATCATGCAATTTACAGCAAATAAATGCATGGTTTCCTGGATTTAAACGCGGTGAGTTAACAAGCTTAGGTATTTTACCGTATTTCCATTCATTTGGACTAACCACGGTAATGAACCTTTGTCTCTGGCAGGGGTGGACACAGGTGTTGATACCTCGGCCTGAACCTGGTGCCATCCTTGAAGCTATAGTAAAATATAAAGTGAATTTCTTCCCTGCTGTTCCCACAATGTATGTTGGATTATTAAATCATCCAAAAATCAAAGATACGGATATATCAAGTATTCGGGGTTGCTTTTCAGGTGCAGCACCATTGCCTGTTGATGTTATAAAAGAATTTGAAGCAAAAACAGGCGCCCAGATTTGCGAAGGCTATGGATTGTCTGAAACTTCGCCTGTTGCAACAATAAATCCGTATGGTGGGAAAACAATACAGGGTTCTATTGGATTGCCAGTTCCTGATACAGAAATAAAGATTGTTGATCTGGAAGAAGGAACAAAAGAAATGCCATTGGGACAGGAAGGTGAAGTATGTATCAGGGGGCCTCAGGTTATGAGTGGTTATTACAAGATGCCTGATGAAACAGCAAAAACACTTCGCGATGGATGGTTATATACAGGTGACATTGGTAAAATGGACGAAAACGGCTATTTCTATATTGTTGATAGGAAGAAAGATATGATTATTGCAGGTGGATATAACATCTACCCACGTGATATAGATGAAGTGCTCTTTGAACATCCAAAAATTATGGAAGCATGTGCAATAGGAGTTCCTGATAAATATCGTGGTGAAACCGTCAAAGCGTTTGTGGTATTGAAGCCTGGTGAAACAATGACTGAACAGGAAGTAATAGACTATTGTAAAACAAAATTAGCTGCTTACAAAGTTCCAAAGATGGTAGAATTTATTGATAGTTTGCCAAAGAGCAATGTAGGGAAAATATTACGTAAAGAACTCAGGAAGATGGAACTTGAAAAAATGCAGAAAGAACAGGCTGGATAGAAAATAGAGTATTATTATAAAAGTTTGATAAGGCGCACATACAGTGCGTCTTATCTTTTTATCAGGATAATAGTATGCATTATATTGGTATAGATCCATCATGGAGTGGCAAAAATAATACAGCAGTTGTTGTGTGTGATAATACGTTACAGGTCATTGAAAATTGTTATACAAATGATATTAAAAAATTAATTTTGGCGATAGTTCCTTTTAAAGATGCAATTATAGGTATTGATGCACCTCTTATTATTAGAAATCAAACAGGACATCGCAAACATGAAAATGAATTTTTAAAAGTATTTTCCCGATTTGGGCTTGGACTGCATGCAGTAAATAAAAAACGGTATCCATATTTTTTTCCCGAAGTGTTATACCGGGAATTGAGTGCTCTGGGCTATAGTTTTAATAAGAACAACATTTATGAAGTATATCCTCATGCAACAATTATGATATGTTTTAATAATATGAAACTTTTACAGTATAAATCGAAATATGGTGTTACAGTGCGCAGAAAGAATATGGAAAAATTATATAATTATATAAAAGGCGTTATTACATGTGATGATTTATTTACAGGAACTATCGCACAAGCTAAAGGTAAACAATTAAAAACATATGAAGATTATCTTGATGCGCTAGTGTGTGCATATACAATATACCACTGCATGCATAAAGGTTGTTATTCATTTGGAGATGCTGAAAATGGCATTTTGATAGTGCCTTTTCCTGAATGAAGAAAGGTTGCTTCATAAATAATTTAATAAAAAAATCCTTGCATTTATTATAATGTGATGGTATTTACAATGAACTTTCGTATTTCAGAGAGTATTTACAGTGTGGGGGATATGTATGGCAGAACAAAAATTTGCTAAAAGTGAAATATTTGCAATACTCCTTATTGCATTGATGAATCTATTTTTATTTGCTGATCAGAATCTGATGGCACCTAATCTGACACAGATTGCCCATGACTTTGGATTTAATGATGTTCAGCGAGATGTCATGTTAGGCGGGCGAATATCATTTGTATTCTGGGTGCTGGGTGGGCTTGTGACTCTTGCCATTGGTTATCTTACTGATAAAATATCACGTCGTAATCTTTTTTTATTTGTTATTCTTGTTGGTGAAATTCCCTGTTTGCTTACTGGCTATGCTCAAAATTATGATCAGCTATTCTGGCTGAGGGCATTAACAGGAATAGGAATTGGGGGAGCTCTTCCTTTAACATTTTCACTGATTGGTGATTATTTTTCACATAAAAACAGGGCGGCTGCTGCAGCATGGATTGGATTGGCACAGGGTTTAGGAATTGCAGTTGGGCAGCTTATGGCGGGTTTTATTGGGCCTGTATATGGATGGAGGTTGCCATTTATACTGGTTGCTATACCTAATTTTTTACTGGCAATTATTTTCTTGCTGTTTGTAAAAGAACCACAGCGTGGTAAGACAGAAGAAAGTCTTAAGGAATTGATTGAAGAAGGAATTGCATATACTGGACGCATTAACTGGAAAGAATATAAAAATTTATTTAAGATTAAAACCAATATTCTTGTCTTTTTACAGGGTATACCGGGCACTGTTCCATGGGGTGTATTCTTTATATTTTTAAATGATTTTTATTCGCAGGATAAAGGATATTCTGTCCAGATGGCTACACTCATTGTTATGACAGTTGGTGCTGCTGCAATTATTGGTGCATTTGTTGGTGGCCTTGTTGGGAATAAACTGTATAATATTAAACCAAAATATTTACCAATGCTTTGTGGAACCTCTACACTTGTGGGTATAATTCCCATGGCATTATTGCTTAATTATACTCCACAAATAATCGTTCCAGAACCTGATCCAACCTGGCCTCTTATATTTGGGTTTGTAACTGGCTTTACAGTTACCATAACAGGACCAAATGTTAGAGCAATCTTGCTCAATGTTAATACTCCTGAAACACGTGGTTCAATATTTTCACTTTATAATCTTACTGATGATCTTGGTAAGGGATTTGGACCGGTTATCATAAGTGCACTCATTGTATGGTTTGGAAGGATTATGGCATTTAATGTTGCAAATCTTTTCTGGCTTGTGTGTGGATTATTATTACTGGTAATGATATGGACATTCCCGGAAGATGAAGCTAAACTCAATGCAATATTAAAAGAACGCGCTGAACAGATGAAAAAAAATTGATAATAACAAAAATAATGGAGTAATCCATGAATAGAAAGTTTTTAATAGCACTGATTGTTTTCATGGTTTTATATGTATTGGTATATTCAGTGGGTAATTTTTATATTGATTATCGCTGGTTTTCAATGTATAACCATCTGGATATATTCTGGATTCTCTTCTTTTCAAAGTTTAACGTACAGACGTTATTTTGGGGTTTGTTCATAGGATTATTCATACTTAATTTTATTCTTATAAGGATTTTGGGGGGCAAAGGTAGAATATTCACAAAAAACATTCTGGATAGAATTCGAATCCCAGGATTTGGAACAACCCGCAACCTGTTGTTTGTTTTATTAGCTGCAGGTGTAATAGTTTTAGGTTTTTTTATGGGTTTATGGGCTTCAGCTTACTGGAAAGAATATTTAATGTATAAAAATGCAGTTTCATTTACTGGCTTCCCAAACGATCCCCTGTTTAATAAAGACATAGGATTTTATGTATTCACTCTTCCATTCTATAAATTCATGTTTCGGTGGTCATTGGTTTCACTTTCGATAATAACTATATTCTCTTTTTTCTTTCATATATTGAATAATGGGATTTTTTCGCAAGATGGCAAGCTGGAATTTTCCCGTTTTGCACGTGCGCATCTGTCTACACTTATGGGTTTAATTGTGTTACTCATTGCAACCGGGTACCGGTTACTTTCATATGATTTATTGTTTAATAACAGGGCAAAGTTTTTTGGTGCAGGTTATACTGATGTTCATGCAAAATTGCTAGCTTATGACATATGCATAGTAATATCAGTAATTGCTGCTATTTTGCTTTTTGCCAATATAATTACACGCAGCTTTAAATTGCCAGTGATTATTTTAATAACCTTATTGCCAGTTTATTTTATATTTGGGACAATCTTTCCTGCATTGCAGCAACGCTTCATTGTTGATCCAAATGAATTGGAAAAAGAATCTCCATACATTAAATATAATATTGAATTCACACGGTTAGCTTTTGGGCTCAATGCAATCAAAGAGATGCCCTTTGAAAATGCGCCTACGTTGACATTGCGTGATTTAGAAATGAACAAGGATGTGGTTAATAATATACGTCTTTGGGACTGGCGCCCTTTAAAACAAACATATAAGCAATTACAGGGTTTAAAACCTTATTATGATTTTATTGATGTTGATATAGTACGGTATTCTGTAAACAATCAGAAAGTTGCACTTAATATATCGGCGCGGGAATTGGATAACAGTAAATTAACCGTTTCAAAAAATTCATGGTTGAACAATCATTTGATTTTTACTCATGGTTATGGTATTGTTGCCAGCAGAGTAGATAGAATTACACCTGAAGGGCTTCCGGAACTTGTACTGTATGATATCCCTCCAAAATACAAAATACAGATACCCGTTGAAGTACCACAAATATATTATGGTGAACATAATAATGCATACATTATTACTAATACACGAGTAACTCCTGGTGAATTTGATTATCCGTATGGTGATGAAAACAAATATACACTGTATACTGGAACAGGAGGTGATGTACTTGATTCGGTTATAAAACGAGCTATGTATGCAATAGCCTTTGGTGACTTTAATATTTTAATTTCTAATGTGATAACCAGTACAAGCAGAATCCATTTCCGAAGAAATATAACCGAAATGATAAAAGCCATCACTCCATTTTTATATTATGATTCTGACCCATACGTTGTAGTTGCGGGAGGTAAAATATACTGGATTATTGATGGATATACATCTTCAAATGCATTTCCGTATTCATCACCAGTGCAATTGGAACATGGTGAATCAATAAATTATATCCGAAATGCAGTGAAAATTGTTATTGATGCATACAATGGCAGCATTACATATTATATCTCTGATCCAAATGATCCTGTAATTAATGCATATTCCAAAATTTTTAAAAATTTATTTCTTCCTATTGATAAAATGCCTTCAGAATTACAGGTACACCTGCGTTATCCTGAAGGCTTATTTAATCTTCAGGCACAGCAACTGTTGCGGTATCACATGACAAATATAAATGTTTTTTATAATAATGAGGATTTATGGGATATTCCACTGCAGATATATGAAAACGAAAAAGAGTATATGCATAGTTACTATCTTGTAACCGCTTTGCCTGGTGAAAAAACAACTGAATTTCTTTTAATATTGCCTTTTACACCCGCCAAGAAAGACAATATGATAGGATTTCTGGTTGCCCGCTGTGATATGCCTTCTTATGGACAATTATTATTATACACATTGCCCAAGGATAAACTTAACTTTGGGCCTATGCAGATTGAAGCCCGAATAAATCAGGATGCAGAAATTTCAAAACAGCTAACATTGTGGAGTCAACGTGGTTCACGGGTAATACGTGGGAACATGTTAGTACTGCCAGTTAAGGATTCAATTCTTTTTATTGAACCATTATACCTTAAAGCCGAAACAAGTGAAATGCCGGAATTAAAAAGAGTTATTGTTTCATATAGAGATAAAATTGTTATGGAAGAAAATCTTTCAATGGCACTTTCACGACTATTTACCGAAGGAGGTGGAATAAGTTTTGATTATTCTACGGATTACGGGTTAAAAGATCTCATTAATAAGGCTTATATGCATTTTATTCAGGCTGAGGAATATCAACGTCAGGGTAACTGGGCAAAATATGGGGAAGAGTTAAAACAATTGAAGGACACACTGACAGCTTTACGGAATAGCAAGTAATATTCATTTCAGATAAAGGGAGTTTTTCATGAAAAAAATTATACTATCAATTGTAGTGATTTTGTTAGTTATACTTATTGGATTTGTAACATATGTTGCAAATAAGACAGTACGTGTAAATGAAACTGATATACCTGGATTTACGCCAATCAAAAATGATGCATTGGCAGATAAATATTGCCCATATATTATTTCAAATTCTGAATATGAATATCCATACGCTGTATATTACCGCGCAAGTGTAGATGATAAAGGAAATACATATATTGCATATCATTATTTCTGGGAACGAGAAGTTAATAATACCAGAGGATTTATACCATGGTTAAGCCGAAACATTTACACAGGAGGGTTAAAACTGCAAAAAATTATGTTTGGCAAACATGATATTGAAGTTATTGGTCTTGTTATTAATAAAAAAAATATCATTACAAAAGTTATTTATGAAAGTCCTGAAAATTATAATCCCAATGTTTTTTCCGTTAAGCATAAAACGAATGAAATAACGCAAAATATAATTTTGCCATTGCGGTTTAAAGTTGTATCCTGGAACCATTTGTTTCAGCATGTTGATGATAAATATACGTTAAAAAAAGGCGAGGTTGAGTTATTTATTAAGCCAAAATATTTTACTCAGGATTTGTGGGATGAATTCACAATGTTTAAAAAGGAAGAAACAGCATTAAAACAAAATAGAGCCCATTACCCATGGGAAAGAGAATTTATACATTAATAACAATTATGCGAATAGGGAAATTTTACCCGGTAAAATCAAATAAAATACTTCACATCCATGATTATATTGAAGTAATTGTTTATAATAACAATGGAAATGATATAGTTTTACAATGTGAAATAGAAGATGTGGTGCAGAATGGCTTATCGTATGTGTATAAGATTTTTGTGCCAAATCCATATAAGCCTAAACTATGATTAATTATAGTATTATTACTGTCCAATCTACAGTGGGCAGTTTGGGGTCGTCTCAAAACCAACCGTGGGGCTTGCAATGACGTGAGTGTAATGTAATTGTGAGCTTAGCACCAGTGCTGAGCTTGTCGAAGCAAAGCAATCTTAATACCGTAGAAGATGAAATTGCCACGCGCTTGCTGCGCTCGCAACTATGGGATTGCTTCGTCACTTCGTTCCTCGCAATGACGCAGGTGCAAAGTAATTGCAATGAGGTGTCTTTTGGGATATCCTCATTATCGCAACTTATATCCATGCTTTTCTACAAATGCAACGACCTTCTTCTGAAGATTGTCAATTTCTTCCGGGGTTAATGTGTGGTCTTTGGCTCTGAATGTTATTCTGAATGAAACAGATTTTTTACCCTGTGGTATTGGTGGTTGATTGTATACTGAAATAACTTCAATATCAGCAATATGTTCCCTGTCAGCTTTATAGAGCATATCCACCAGTGTAGCAGCATATTCCTTTTCATCAGTTAATATGGAAATATCAAAAGGTACATCAGGAAATTTTGGTAGTTCTTTAAACACTATATCCTGCTGTGGCAAAGATAACAGCAGATCAACATCAATATCAAAAAGTGCAACCTGTCCTTTAATTTCAAATTCATTGGCAATTTTAGGATGAAGTTCACATACCAGTGCAACAGGCTTGTTATGAATTAAAAGTTCCAGTGAACGTGCTGGATGTGCATATGGTGGCAGATTATCGCTTTTTGGCTTCAAAGTGTAATTAGTACGTAATGTTTTTTCAAAAATGCCAATGCAGCAGGCTTTGGCATCGTAAAAAACAGGATGAACAGGTTTTTTTGAATATATAACTCCAGTAACTCTGGTATTTTCAGTAGCTAAATCTTTTGATAGTCTATTTTCTTTAAGGTAAATTCTTCCCAATTCAAAAATTTTGAAATCGTCAAAGAAGCGCTGGTTAGTTGTTATATTTACAATTAAATTTGGAATAAGGCTTCTTCGTAAACGGTCCTGTTCTTTTGACAGTGGATTTTTCAATTGCAATTCTTTGTTTTCATTTAATTGTAATTTATTAAGCAATGCTTCGCCAACAAATGAATAATTGCTAACTTCAGTCATATGGAAATCATTGACCAAAATTGATTTAATTTCCCTTTCAAACGTTCGTTTACTGTTGCGTGAAGGTGGAGCACAGGGCACAAAAGGTGGTTGTTCAGGGATATTATCAAATCCATATATTCTGCCAATTTCTTCAACTATATCATCAGGTATTGAAATATCCTTTGTTGCACGATAACTGGGGACATCGATAATCAAACTGTTGTTATTTTTGGTTACCTTAAAATCTAAGGATGTAAGAATAGATACTATTGTGTTGTCATCAATTGAATGGCCTAATTTTCTTCGGATAAAATCTGTAGTAGTTGAAATACTGACTGGTTTTGCAGGCATGGGATAGGTGTCAATAATTGGTGTTACTGCTTCAGCTTCAGGACAAAGCATCTTTATCAGTTCATAGCACCTGATAATTGCAGCAGGGCAAAGTTCAGGATCCAGTGATTTTTCAAAACGGATAGCTGCTTCTGTACGCAGATTGTATCTGTTTGCAGTACGGCGTATATAAACGGGATTAAAATTTGCAGCTTCAAGAACAATTGAAGTTGTGTTGTCTTCAATTTCACTGTTGCCACCACCCATAACACCAGCCAGTGCGATAGCACCACCACTATCGGCTATTACAACATCCT
This Spirochaetota bacterium DNA region includes the following protein-coding sequences:
- a CDS encoding DUF2889 domain-containing protein → MKNKKVFSRTIDIMCYEDEQDSVIVEGEIKDTRLCPYYLVTGEKKDPGILHNMKITMKVSGNSLTISDIHVEMIHYPRVECIDANKNIHKLNGLSITRGFTKAVKDIIGGTSGCTHVANCILAMAPAAVQGFWAHKAQKPVTKEFANQGSMSHYLIDTCYVWRKDGPMIQKLSDTINKIKS
- a CDS encoding MFS transporter, whose product is MAEQKFAKSEIFAILLIALMNLFLFADQNLMAPNLTQIAHDFGFNDVQRDVMLGGRISFVFWVLGGLVTLAIGYLTDKISRRNLFLFVILVGEIPCLLTGYAQNYDQLFWLRALTGIGIGGALPLTFSLIGDYFSHKNRAAAAAWIGLAQGLGIAVGQLMAGFIGPVYGWRLPFILVAIPNFLLAIIFLLFVKEPQRGKTEESLKELIEEGIAYTGRINWKEYKNLFKIKTNILVFLQGIPGTVPWGVFFIFLNDFYSQDKGYSVQMATLIVMTVGAAAIIGAFVGGLVGNKLYNIKPKYLPMLCGTSTLVGIIPMALLLNYTPQIIVPEPDPTWPLIFGFVTGFTVTITGPNVRAILLNVNTPETRGSIFSLYNLTDDLGKGFGPVIISALIVWFGRIMAFNVANLFWLVCGLLLLVMIWTFPEDEAKLNAILKERAEQMKKN
- a CDS encoding aldehyde ferredoxin oxidoreductase family protein → MFGYHGKILEVNLTTTSINIKNFNEDFARLYLGGNGFAAKILYDTVKPDTNPLSEDNAVVFATGPFTGGHVWGGSRGHCASISPLTNIFCDSNFGGNFAAMFKRTGFDAIVIKGKASSPVYIHIDNEIVTIKDATSIWGKTVSEAYLLLSKENKKRIESALIGPAGENLVRYASVICSGTRVSAAGRGGIGTVLGAKLCKGIVVSGDKKLEIFDIDKLKNCLNQLYPGMKERAKHLTEFGTPVLVQMINSRGKLCTRNNQKEQFDKAYVISGEYIKDHHKKKNIACHGCPIACGKLVDVPYGTYTGSHVKMPEYETIYSIGSMLENSDVVSIYNANTVCDEMGMDTISFGVTLAFLTECVEKGLIKNSDLEIPLHFGKWNHLTEIGECAAYQKGLLGKLLAMGSKRLSEYIGRESQNYLYEVKGLEIAGHSARGLRQMSLGYATATRGGSHHDTRPTYYPNDPEVDPGFTHQPEYSFNSQNNTAVGDSLVLCRFIHERSFGSQINETLAEALSYVTGWNITKQELVEIGERIYTIERLINVSRGIDRKIDVLPYRVMNEPIPDGPSKGWMCTTEDLQKMLDEYYGLRGWDKNGIPTKETLQRLKIV
- a CDS encoding DUF429 domain-containing protein, translated to MHYIGIDPSWSGKNNTAVVVCDNTLQVIENCYTNDIKKLILAIVPFKDAIIGIDAPLIIRNQTGHRKHENEFLKVFSRFGLGLHAVNKKRYPYFFPEVLYRELSALGYSFNKNNIYEVYPHATIMICFNNMKLLQYKSKYGVTVRRKNMEKLYNYIKGVITCDDLFTGTIAQAKGKQLKTYEDYLDALVCAYTIYHCMHKGCYSFGDAENGILIVPFPE
- a CDS encoding long-chain fatty acid--CoA ligase, which produces MEKVWLKSYAPGVPHSIKYDEITVVHGFERSAKEYPNKNALIFLDAKISFKKMQSMVNKIANALIDMGVKPGDKVAMLMPNMPQIVIGSYAAWKVGAVVVMNNPLYTDHELEYQLNNSESTVLITLDLLGPRMIALRPKTPVKKIIIAHIRDHLGFPKKQLLPIVAKDKHKDIPPTQDVYEWTDLLKKYPDNDPGTMAKFNDLANLQYTGGTTGVSKGVMLTHKNLSCNLQQINAWFPGFKRGELTSLGILPYFHSFGLTTVMNLCLWQGWTQVLIPRPEPGAILEAIVKYKVNFFPAVPTMYVGLLNHPKIKDTDISSIRGCFSGAAPLPVDVIKEFEAKTGAQICEGYGLSETSPVATINPYGGKTIQGSIGLPVPDTEIKIVDLEEGTKEMPLGQEGEVCIRGPQVMSGYYKMPDETAKTLRDGWLYTGDIGKMDENGYFYIVDRKKDMIIAGGYNIYPRDIDEVLFEHPKIMEACAIGVPDKYRGETVKAFVVLKPGETMTEQEVIDYCKTKLAAYKVPKMVEFIDSLPKSNVGKILRKELRKMELEKMQKEQAG